One Helianthus annuus cultivar XRQ/B chromosome 12, HanXRQr2.0-SUNRISE, whole genome shotgun sequence genomic region harbors:
- the LOC110894361 gene encoding probable receptor-like protein kinase At2g23200 isoform X2, producing MPSIEDVKHLQIPLWEISLATNGFAKENLIEEGGFGHVYKGISKKHGSIAVKRLVYRQMYGQGDKEFKTEIALLSKCKHENIVSLRGFCDEDGEKILVYRYESNGSLNKQLNNENLTWTQRLRICLDAACGLQYLHENVESQLGIFHRDVKSPNILLDEGWKAKISDFGLSRAHPANMQASFLISNPCGTEGYIDPDYRNTCHLTQKSDVYSFGVVLWEVLCGRLAYVPSYNDDRRYLNVLVEKHYIRKTLDKIIPSYLHKQMHTDSLLTFTKIAYQCLKNREERPTMKEVVDQLQEAIDHQQKKAKPATVDEKKGDGSFPPPPPQPQELVFLVYMHCKDCAKRVRRCLENFEGVEGVETDCENHKVVVKGEKADPLKVLERIHKETGRKVELLSPVTKPLVEEAKRLEQEKPSKREDEKDEEGKKEAKPATRDEKRGEASKDPPPPNVSANETKKPNRKVQQNLKGSEGVKDVHLYCETQNVLVKGTQEDSTKVLKTVVKKSHRKVDPPSPVQTLLAEEPKKPEQEPHEQAKRNDATSREIYIYIFIIIFCFIYDISKLVRYLNK from the exons ATGCCTTCCATTGAAGATGTGAAGCACTTGCAGATTCCTCTCTGGGAGATATCATTGGCAACTAATGGATTTGCCAAAGAGAATCTCATTGAAGAAGGTGGATTTGGGCATGTATACAAAGGCATATCCAAAAAACACGGCTCCATCGCGGTGAAGCGGTTGGTTTATAGGCAAATGTATGGGCAAGGAGACAAGGAATTTAAGACAGAGATAGCTTTGCTTTCAAAATgtaaacatgaaaatattgtctcTCTTCGTGGTTTCTGTGACGAAGATGGCGAGAAGATTCTTGTTTATAGGTATGAAAGCAATGGGAGTCTTAACAAGCAATTAAACAACGAAAATCTAACCTGGACCCAACGCCTACGGATTTGCCTAGATGCTGCCTGTGGGTTACAATACCTTCACGAAAACGTTGAGTCTCAACTTGGAATCTTCCACCGCGATGTGAAAAGCCCCAATATCCTTTTGgatgaaggctggaaggcaaaaATTTCAGATTTTGGGTTGTCAAGAGCACACCCTGCCAATATGCAGGCTAGCTTTCTTATCTCGAATCCGTGTGGCACAGAAGGATATATTGATCCAGATTACCGTAACACCTGTCATCTCACCCAAAAATCTGACGTCTACTCTTTTGGGGTCGTATTGTGGGAAGTTTTGTGTGGAAGGCTCGCATATGTTCCATCATACAATGATGACCGTCGATATTTAAATGTTCTAGTGgaaaaacattacataaggaAAACACTAGACAAGATCATTCCTTCCTATTTACACAAGCAGATGCACACAGATTCGTTACTTACGTTTACAAAGATTGCCTATCAATGTTTGAAGAACCGAGAAGAACGTCCAACAATGAAAGAGGTCGTGGATCAGTTACAAGAGGCTATTGATCATCAACAA AAAAAAGCAAAACCGGCCACCGTAGATGAGAAGAAGGGCGATGGATCTTTTCCGCCACCACCTCCCCAGCCGCAAGAGTTGGTCTTTTTAGTATACATGCATTGTAAAGACTGTGCTAAAAGAGTCCGGCGATGCCTTGAAAACTTTGAGG GCGTTGAAGGTGTTGAAACGGATTGCGAGAATCATAAGGTCGTAGTGAAGGGAGAAAAGGCGGATCCGTTAAAGGTTCTAGAAAGAATCCATAAGGAAACCGGTAGAAAAGTTGAGCTTTTATCACCGGTAACAAAACCTTTGGTGGAGGAGGCCAAAAGGCTGGAGCAAGAGAAACCTTCTAAACGGGAAGATGAGAAAGATGAG GAGGGAAAGAAAGAAGCAAAACCGGCCACTAGAGATGAGAAAAGGGGAGAGGCGTCAAAAGACCCGCCACCGCCGAATGTGTCGGCAAATGAGACCAAGAAGCCGAATAGAAAAGTTCAGCAAAACCTTAAAGGCTCAGAGG GTGTTAAAGATGTTCATCTGTATTGTGAAACTCAAAACGTGTTAGTGAAGGGAACACAAGAAGATTCAACGAAGGTTCTAAAAACAGTCGTAAAGAAAAGTCACCGAAAAGTTGACCCTCCATCCCCGGTCCAAACACTCTTGGCAGAGGAGCCCAAGAAGCCGGAGCAAGAACCTCATGAGCAGGCGAAGAGGAATGATGCTACAAGCCGAgaaatatatatctatatatttattattattttttgctTTATCTATGATATCTCTAAGTTAGTTCgctatttaaataaataa
- the LOC110894361 gene encoding putative receptor-like protein kinase At5g39000 isoform X3: MPSIEDVKHLQIPLWEISLATNGFAKENLIEEGGFGHVYKGISKKHGSIAVKRLVYRQMYGQGDKEFKTEIALLSKCKHENIVSLRGFCDEDGEKILVYRYESNGSLNKQLNNENLTWTQRLRICLDAACGLQYLHENVESQLGIFHRDVKSPNILLDEGWKAKISDFGLSRAHPANMQASFLISNPCGTEGYIDPDYRNTCHLTQKSDVYSFGVVLWEVLCGRLAYVPSYNDDRRYLNVLVEKHYIRKTLDKIIPSYLHKQMHTDSLLTFTKIAYQCLKNREERPTMKEVVDQLQEAIDHQQVKKKAKPATVDEKKGDGSFPPPPPQPQELVFLVYMHCKDCAKRVRRCLENFEGVEGVETDCENHKVVVKGEKADPLKVLERIHKETGRKVELLSPVTKPLVEEAKRLEQEKPSKREDEKDEEGKKEAKPATRDEKRGEASKDPPPPNVSANETKKPNRKVQQNLKGSEDVHLYCETQNVLVKGTQEDSTKVLKTVVKKSHRKVDPPSPVQTLLAEEPKKPEQEPHEQAKRNDATSREIYIYIFIIIFCFIYDISKLVRYLNK, encoded by the exons ATGCCTTCCATTGAAGATGTGAAGCACTTGCAGATTCCTCTCTGGGAGATATCATTGGCAACTAATGGATTTGCCAAAGAGAATCTCATTGAAGAAGGTGGATTTGGGCATGTATACAAAGGCATATCCAAAAAACACGGCTCCATCGCGGTGAAGCGGTTGGTTTATAGGCAAATGTATGGGCAAGGAGACAAGGAATTTAAGACAGAGATAGCTTTGCTTTCAAAATgtaaacatgaaaatattgtctcTCTTCGTGGTTTCTGTGACGAAGATGGCGAGAAGATTCTTGTTTATAGGTATGAAAGCAATGGGAGTCTTAACAAGCAATTAAACAACGAAAATCTAACCTGGACCCAACGCCTACGGATTTGCCTAGATGCTGCCTGTGGGTTACAATACCTTCACGAAAACGTTGAGTCTCAACTTGGAATCTTCCACCGCGATGTGAAAAGCCCCAATATCCTTTTGgatgaaggctggaaggcaaaaATTTCAGATTTTGGGTTGTCAAGAGCACACCCTGCCAATATGCAGGCTAGCTTTCTTATCTCGAATCCGTGTGGCACAGAAGGATATATTGATCCAGATTACCGTAACACCTGTCATCTCACCCAAAAATCTGACGTCTACTCTTTTGGGGTCGTATTGTGGGAAGTTTTGTGTGGAAGGCTCGCATATGTTCCATCATACAATGATGACCGTCGATATTTAAATGTTCTAGTGgaaaaacattacataaggaAAACACTAGACAAGATCATTCCTTCCTATTTACACAAGCAGATGCACACAGATTCGTTACTTACGTTTACAAAGATTGCCTATCAATGTTTGAAGAACCGAGAAGAACGTCCAACAATGAAAGAGGTCGTGGATCAGTTACAAGAGGCTATTGATCATCAACAA GTAAAGAAAAAAGCAAAACCGGCCACCGTAGATGAGAAGAAGGGCGATGGATCTTTTCCGCCACCACCTCCCCAGCCGCAAGAGTTGGTCTTTTTAGTATACATGCATTGTAAAGACTGTGCTAAAAGAGTCCGGCGATGCCTTGAAAACTTTGAGG GCGTTGAAGGTGTTGAAACGGATTGCGAGAATCATAAGGTCGTAGTGAAGGGAGAAAAGGCGGATCCGTTAAAGGTTCTAGAAAGAATCCATAAGGAAACCGGTAGAAAAGTTGAGCTTTTATCACCGGTAACAAAACCTTTGGTGGAGGAGGCCAAAAGGCTGGAGCAAGAGAAACCTTCTAAACGGGAAGATGAGAAAGATGAG GAGGGAAAGAAAGAAGCAAAACCGGCCACTAGAGATGAGAAAAGGGGAGAGGCGTCAAAAGACCCGCCACCGCCGAATGTGTCGGCAAATGAGACCAAGAAGCCGAATAGAAAAGTTCAGCAAAACCTTAAAGGCTCAGAGG ATGTTCATCTGTATTGTGAAACTCAAAACGTGTTAGTGAAGGGAACACAAGAAGATTCAACGAAGGTTCTAAAAACAGTCGTAAAGAAAAGTCACCGAAAAGTTGACCCTCCATCCCCGGTCCAAACACTCTTGGCAGAGGAGCCCAAGAAGCCGGAGCAAGAACCTCATGAGCAGGCGAAGAGGAATGATGCTACAAGCCGAgaaatatatatctatatatttattattattttttgctTTATCTATGATATCTCTAAGTTAGTTCgctatttaaataaataa
- the LOC110894361 gene encoding putative receptor-like protein kinase At5g39000 isoform X1: protein MPSIEDVKHLQIPLWEISLATNGFAKENLIEEGGFGHVYKGISKKHGSIAVKRLVYRQMYGQGDKEFKTEIALLSKCKHENIVSLRGFCDEDGEKILVYRYESNGSLNKQLNNENLTWTQRLRICLDAACGLQYLHENVESQLGIFHRDVKSPNILLDEGWKAKISDFGLSRAHPANMQASFLISNPCGTEGYIDPDYRNTCHLTQKSDVYSFGVVLWEVLCGRLAYVPSYNDDRRYLNVLVEKHYIRKTLDKIIPSYLHKQMHTDSLLTFTKIAYQCLKNREERPTMKEVVDQLQEAIDHQQVKKKAKPATVDEKKGDGSFPPPPPQPQELVFLVYMHCKDCAKRVRRCLENFEGVEGVETDCENHKVVVKGEKADPLKVLERIHKETGRKVELLSPVTKPLVEEAKRLEQEKPSKREDEKDEEGKKEAKPATRDEKRGEASKDPPPPNVSANETKKPNRKVQQNLKGSEGVKDVHLYCETQNVLVKGTQEDSTKVLKTVVKKSHRKVDPPSPVQTLLAEEPKKPEQEPHEQAKRNDATSREIYIYIFIIIFCFIYDISKLVRYLNK from the exons ATGCCTTCCATTGAAGATGTGAAGCACTTGCAGATTCCTCTCTGGGAGATATCATTGGCAACTAATGGATTTGCCAAAGAGAATCTCATTGAAGAAGGTGGATTTGGGCATGTATACAAAGGCATATCCAAAAAACACGGCTCCATCGCGGTGAAGCGGTTGGTTTATAGGCAAATGTATGGGCAAGGAGACAAGGAATTTAAGACAGAGATAGCTTTGCTTTCAAAATgtaaacatgaaaatattgtctcTCTTCGTGGTTTCTGTGACGAAGATGGCGAGAAGATTCTTGTTTATAGGTATGAAAGCAATGGGAGTCTTAACAAGCAATTAAACAACGAAAATCTAACCTGGACCCAACGCCTACGGATTTGCCTAGATGCTGCCTGTGGGTTACAATACCTTCACGAAAACGTTGAGTCTCAACTTGGAATCTTCCACCGCGATGTGAAAAGCCCCAATATCCTTTTGgatgaaggctggaaggcaaaaATTTCAGATTTTGGGTTGTCAAGAGCACACCCTGCCAATATGCAGGCTAGCTTTCTTATCTCGAATCCGTGTGGCACAGAAGGATATATTGATCCAGATTACCGTAACACCTGTCATCTCACCCAAAAATCTGACGTCTACTCTTTTGGGGTCGTATTGTGGGAAGTTTTGTGTGGAAGGCTCGCATATGTTCCATCATACAATGATGACCGTCGATATTTAAATGTTCTAGTGgaaaaacattacataaggaAAACACTAGACAAGATCATTCCTTCCTATTTACACAAGCAGATGCACACAGATTCGTTACTTACGTTTACAAAGATTGCCTATCAATGTTTGAAGAACCGAGAAGAACGTCCAACAATGAAAGAGGTCGTGGATCAGTTACAAGAGGCTATTGATCATCAACAA GTAAAGAAAAAAGCAAAACCGGCCACCGTAGATGAGAAGAAGGGCGATGGATCTTTTCCGCCACCACCTCCCCAGCCGCAAGAGTTGGTCTTTTTAGTATACATGCATTGTAAAGACTGTGCTAAAAGAGTCCGGCGATGCCTTGAAAACTTTGAGG GCGTTGAAGGTGTTGAAACGGATTGCGAGAATCATAAGGTCGTAGTGAAGGGAGAAAAGGCGGATCCGTTAAAGGTTCTAGAAAGAATCCATAAGGAAACCGGTAGAAAAGTTGAGCTTTTATCACCGGTAACAAAACCTTTGGTGGAGGAGGCCAAAAGGCTGGAGCAAGAGAAACCTTCTAAACGGGAAGATGAGAAAGATGAG GAGGGAAAGAAAGAAGCAAAACCGGCCACTAGAGATGAGAAAAGGGGAGAGGCGTCAAAAGACCCGCCACCGCCGAATGTGTCGGCAAATGAGACCAAGAAGCCGAATAGAAAAGTTCAGCAAAACCTTAAAGGCTCAGAGG GTGTTAAAGATGTTCATCTGTATTGTGAAACTCAAAACGTGTTAGTGAAGGGAACACAAGAAGATTCAACGAAGGTTCTAAAAACAGTCGTAAAGAAAAGTCACCGAAAAGTTGACCCTCCATCCCCGGTCCAAACACTCTTGGCAGAGGAGCCCAAGAAGCCGGAGCAAGAACCTCATGAGCAGGCGAAGAGGAATGATGCTACAAGCCGAgaaatatatatctatatatttattattattttttgctTTATCTATGATATCTCTAAGTTAGTTCgctatttaaataaataa